Proteins encoded by one window of Bradyrhizobium sp. B097:
- the sctN gene encoding type III secretion system ATPase SctN, translating into MTTQRPIHDAAAEEGAVHAALSSLRSSAKQIDTRAVRGRITRAIGTLLHAVLPEARVGELCLLQDPRSGWSLEAEVIGLLPDGVLLTPIGDMVGLSNRAEVVTTGRMQEVPVGPDLLGRVIDSFGRPLDGRGPIKTGEARPLRGKAPNPMKRRGIEQPFPLGVRVLDGLLTCGEGQRIGIYGDAGCGKSTLMAQIVKGAAADVTIVALIGERGREVREFIERHLGEALRRSVVVVETSDRSAMERTQCAHMATALAEYFRDQGLRVVLMMDSLTRFSRAMREIGLAAGEPPTRRGFPPSVFALLPGLLERAGMGEHGSITAFYTVLVEGDGAGDPIAEESRGILDGHIILSRALASREHFPAIDVLSSRSRVMDAIVSVPHRKAASVFRDLLSRYAEAEFLIKVGEYKQGSDPLTDRAIASIEELRAFLRQRQDEACSFEETVAWMSRLTA; encoded by the coding sequence GTGACCACGCAACGACCAATCCATGATGCTGCGGCAGAGGAAGGGGCCGTCCACGCTGCACTCTCATCCTTAAGATCGTCCGCAAAGCAAATCGACACGCGCGCCGTCCGCGGTCGGATCACGCGGGCGATCGGCACGCTGCTCCATGCCGTCTTGCCGGAGGCCCGTGTCGGTGAACTGTGCCTCTTGCAAGATCCGCGCAGCGGATGGTCGCTCGAGGCCGAAGTGATCGGTCTATTGCCGGACGGGGTGTTGCTCACGCCGATCGGTGACATGGTCGGCTTGTCCAACCGTGCGGAAGTGGTCACGACCGGGCGAATGCAGGAAGTGCCGGTCGGTCCCGATTTGCTCGGCCGCGTGATCGACAGTTTTGGCCGTCCACTCGATGGTAGGGGCCCAATAAAGACTGGCGAAGCTCGCCCGCTGCGCGGCAAGGCTCCCAACCCCATGAAGCGACGCGGTATCGAACAGCCTTTTCCGCTCGGCGTTCGTGTCCTGGATGGGCTTTTGACATGTGGAGAAGGCCAGCGGATCGGAATCTATGGCGACGCTGGTTGTGGCAAGTCGACGCTGATGGCGCAGATCGTCAAAGGCGCGGCCGCTGATGTCACTATCGTCGCGCTGATCGGCGAACGTGGCCGAGAGGTGCGTGAATTCATCGAACGTCATCTTGGCGAGGCGCTGCGCCGTTCGGTCGTCGTCGTTGAGACCTCCGACCGTTCGGCCATGGAGCGGACGCAATGCGCTCATATGGCGACGGCATTGGCCGAATATTTTCGTGATCAAGGACTGCGCGTCGTTCTGATGATGGATTCATTGACGCGCTTTAGCCGCGCCATGCGTGAAATCGGTCTTGCCGCAGGAGAGCCTCCGACCCGGCGCGGCTTTCCGCCTTCCGTCTTTGCGCTGTTGCCGGGCCTGTTGGAGCGTGCTGGCATGGGCGAGCATGGTTCAATCACGGCATTCTATACCGTGCTTGTCGAAGGCGACGGCGCGGGCGATCCAATCGCCGAAGAATCACGCGGCATTCTTGACGGCCATATCATTCTCTCACGCGCGCTCGCCTCGCGAGAGCATTTTCCGGCTATCGATGTGCTGTCGAGCCGAAGCCGCGTCATGGATGCAATCGTGTCTGTGCCGCATCGCAAGGCGGCATCCGTCTTCCGTGATCTGCTCTCGCGCTACGCTGAGGCCGAGTTTCTGATCAAGGTCGGCGAATATAAGCAAGGCTCTGATCCGTTGACGGACCGGGCGATCGCCTCGATCGAGGAGTTGCGGGCATTTTTGCGCCAGAGGCAGGACGAGGCATGCAGTTTTGAGGAGACGGTCGCATGGATGTCGCGTCTGACCGCCTGA
- the sctJ gene encoding type III secretion inner membrane ring lipoprotein SctJ — MTGVLRRDGGGGRQSWRRLRICLALPLLLPLIGCKADLYTKIQEREANEMLALLLGRGVDAVRVVAKDGTSTIQVEEKQLAYSIDLLNVEGLPRQSFKNLGEVFKGSGLVASPIEERARYVYALSEELSRTISDIDGVLSARVHVVLPKNDLLRQDATPSSASVFIRHGTNAKLAALLPQIKMLVANSIEGLSYDKVAVVFVPVERAPLDQARTAGSAQPAKSASTPLLALGVGGAGAAFGIVSYVLLGARIRQFGQSSRKLSMFGRRSNAPVVHAAGKKMISDAT, encoded by the coding sequence ATGACTGGTGTGTTGCGGAGGGATGGCGGTGGCGGCCGTCAATCGTGGCGGCGGCTTCGCATTTGTCTTGCCTTGCCGCTTCTTCTTCCGTTGATCGGCTGCAAGGCTGATCTCTACACCAAGATTCAGGAGCGTGAGGCCAATGAGATGCTTGCGCTTCTCCTCGGCAGGGGTGTCGATGCCGTCCGTGTTGTTGCCAAGGACGGAACCAGCACCATCCAGGTCGAGGAAAAGCAGCTCGCGTATTCCATTGACCTGTTGAATGTCGAGGGGCTGCCGCGCCAATCTTTCAAGAATCTGGGCGAGGTGTTCAAAGGATCGGGCCTGGTTGCCTCACCGATCGAGGAGCGCGCCCGTTACGTTTATGCGCTAAGCGAAGAATTGTCGCGCACGATTAGCGATATCGATGGCGTCCTTTCGGCGCGTGTCCACGTTGTGCTGCCGAAGAACGATCTGTTGCGGCAAGATGCGACCCCATCCTCGGCATCGGTCTTCATTCGACATGGCACCAACGCGAAGCTCGCGGCGCTGTTACCGCAGATCAAGATGCTTGTCGCCAACAGCATCGAAGGGCTGTCCTACGACAAGGTGGCGGTCGTCTTCGTGCCGGTTGAGCGTGCCCCACTTGACCAGGCGCGGACAGCCGGTTCGGCTCAACCAGCAAAGTCAGCTTCAACGCCGTTGCTTGCGCTCGGGGTGGGGGGCGCCGGCGCCGCATTCGGCATCGTATCTTACGTCTTGCTGGGTGCACGTATTCGTCAATTCGGACAATCATCGCGCAAACTGAGCATGTTTGGCAGACGTTCGAACGCACCGGTTGTCCATGCTGCCGGCAAAAAGATGATTTCCGATGCGACATAA
- the sctL gene encoding type III secretion system stator protein SctL, protein MTDDVPALPVAPQIRPLGPLIPAAELKIWHDAVYARAAAERHLQRVRHWGRKAYERERTRGHAEGVKTGAEEMAQLIGQAAGELAQRKAVLEQELPQLIIEIVSDLLGAFDPGEMLVRGVRHAIEQKYNNTEVCLHVSPLKADLLASEFAACDGRDGRPKVRIEPDPALTADQCVLWSEFGNVDLGLAAQLRALRLGLGLSSQEGEP, encoded by the coding sequence ATGACCGACGATGTCCCAGCATTGCCTGTGGCCCCGCAGATTCGCCCGCTCGGGCCCCTGATTCCGGCAGCCGAGCTCAAGATCTGGCATGATGCCGTATACGCGCGGGCCGCTGCCGAGCGGCATTTGCAACGCGTACGTCACTGGGGGCGCAAAGCTTACGAGCGAGAACGGACGCGTGGCCATGCCGAGGGCGTAAAGACGGGCGCGGAGGAAATGGCGCAGCTGATTGGGCAGGCTGCTGGCGAACTGGCGCAGCGAAAGGCGGTTCTGGAGCAGGAATTGCCGCAACTGATTATTGAGATCGTGAGCGATTTGCTGGGCGCCTTTGATCCTGGCGAGATGCTGGTGCGGGGTGTCCGTCATGCCATCGAGCAAAAGTATAACAACACGGAAGTTTGCCTTCACGTATCCCCCCTGAAAGCCGATCTGCTGGCCAGTGAGTTCGCAGCCTGCGATGGACGGGACGGTCGGCCCAAGGTCCGGATTGAGCCGGATCCTGCGCTGACGGCGGACCAGTGCGTTTTGTGGAGCGAGTTTGGCAATGTCGACCTTGGACTTGCCGCGCAGCTCCGCGCGCTTCGTCTCGGCCTTGGCTTGTCTTCGCAGGAAGGCGAGCCGTGA
- a CDS encoding ribonucleotide-diphosphate reductase subunit beta, which yields MLIGKGRVGLLDSTGCYDVDRYAWAYEFWKRQQQTHWMAEEVPLGSDLKDWASDRVTANERALLTQIFRFFTQSDIEVGDNYLKRYIPIFQPLTVQMMMAAFTNMETVHIDAYALLLKTLGMPKTEFEAFRGYAEMRAKADYLHAFGVDTVADVARTLAMFGAFTEGMALFASFAMLLNFPRHNKMNGMGQIVSWSARDESLHCEGVIKLFHEWHRETGAVTSSVRDDIVDVAKTMVKLEENFVDLAFGLGKIEGMRPEQIHAYVRYVADWRLTQLRISPIFGFFEAKEGELIQVKAHPLPWLVEILNGVEHANFFEQRATKYSKATSRGSWDGEDGVWAAFGRM from the coding sequence ATGCTGATCGGCAAGGGGCGCGTCGGCCTCCTTGACTCGACCGGCTGCTATGACGTCGATCGCTACGCCTGGGCTTACGAGTTCTGGAAGCGCCAGCAGCAGACCCACTGGATGGCCGAGGAAGTACCGCTCGGCAGCGACCTTAAGGACTGGGCGTCGGACCGCGTCACCGCCAACGAGCGCGCACTGCTCACCCAAATCTTCCGTTTCTTCACTCAATCGGACATCGAGGTCGGTGACAACTATCTCAAGCGCTACATCCCGATTTTCCAGCCGCTCACCGTCCAGATGATGATGGCGGCCTTCACCAACATGGAGACGGTCCACATCGACGCCTATGCGCTGCTGCTCAAGACGCTCGGCATGCCCAAGACCGAGTTCGAGGCATTCCGCGGCTATGCGGAGATGCGCGCCAAGGCGGACTACTTGCATGCGTTCGGCGTTGACACGGTGGCCGATGTCGCTCGCACTCTGGCTATGTTCGGCGCCTTCACCGAAGGCATGGCGTTGTTCGCGAGCTTCGCTATGCTGCTCAACTTCCCACGCCACAACAAGATGAACGGCATGGGACAGATCGTAAGCTGGTCAGCGCGCGACGAGAGTCTCCATTGCGAGGGCGTCATCAAGCTGTTTCACGAATGGCACCGCGAAACCGGCGCGGTGACGAGCTCCGTCCGCGACGACATCGTCGACGTCGCCAAGACCATGGTGAAGCTGGAAGAGAACTTCGTCGATCTCGCCTTTGGCCTAGGCAAGATCGAGGGCATGCGCCCGGAGCAGATCCACGCCTACGTCCGCTATGTCGCCGACTGGCGACTGACCCAGCTCCGGATTTCCCCGATTTTCGGCTTCTTTGAGGCTAAGGAGGGCGAGCTCATCCAAGTCAAGGCGCATCCGCTGCCGTGGCTCGTCGAGATTCTCAACGGCGTCGAGCACGCCAATTTCTTCGAGCAGCGCGCCACGAAGTATTCCAAGGCGACGAGTCGCGGCAGCTGGGATGGCGAAGACGGGGTGTGGGCGGCTTTCGGCCGTATGTAG
- a CDS encoding nodulation protein NolW, producing MAHILKRVLCVGVFICLGMVRALGASLSLPSTPYSYTVLDQDLSAALQEFGNNLNIKVNVSAEVKGRIRGRMPDLPPREFLERLTNLYNLQWYYDGLVLYISAAHEAQSRLIVLTPISFNAFKTALDAFNISDERYIVQPAPGDGLVLTSGPPRFIALVDQTLKGLVAEAQARRNPAAAEKPPRESVLMLFRGSSSMVIRDGRPESHYSSEVPHQDCIVREAGAGQK from the coding sequence ATGGCGCACATTTTGAAGAGAGTTCTCTGTGTCGGGGTTTTCATTTGTCTCGGAATGGTGCGGGCGCTTGGCGCATCCCTATCCCTGCCGTCGACCCCTTATAGCTATACGGTTCTGGATCAGGACCTTTCTGCCGCGTTGCAGGAGTTCGGCAACAATCTCAATATCAAGGTCAATGTCAGCGCCGAAGTAAAGGGCCGGATTCGGGGGCGAATGCCCGACCTGCCACCACGAGAGTTCCTCGAGCGTTTGACTAACCTGTACAATCTTCAATGGTATTACGACGGGCTCGTGCTCTACATATCCGCTGCCCATGAGGCGCAAAGCCGGCTCATTGTGTTGACCCCGATCAGCTTCAACGCGTTCAAGACCGCGCTCGATGCGTTCAACATCTCCGATGAGCGCTATATCGTGCAGCCGGCCCCGGGAGATGGCCTCGTGCTGACTTCGGGCCCGCCACGCTTCATCGCGCTGGTGGACCAAACGCTCAAGGGCCTTGTGGCGGAGGCGCAGGCGCGGCGGAATCCCGCCGCCGCCGAAAAGCCGCCGCGGGAGTCGGTTTTGATGTTGTTTCGCGGCTCCTCGAGCATGGTCATTCGCGACGGACGACCGGAAAGCCATTATTCTTCCGAAGTGCCGCATCAGGACTGCATCGTGCGCGAAGCCGGTGCAGGCCAGAAGTGA
- a CDS encoding nodulation protein NolU — protein MSSTEPNRSFTLASDRLRELAASIHPSRVATRLDPLLSPPTLLRLQQSSRLQPRLAELLLGNDVDVSGAGWNDDLLLGHDPRRAALLAGSIWHARSVLKLVSKHDLSILVEMIGAEAHAFGIRHLSGAVATTPIADPEQLSRQIEHDGHGCLGAWLDEAPALERTRVLLRLPVGTAADNPAVEYRSAAGPLLSLVIAHLGTEVARG, from the coding sequence ATGTCATCCACCGAACCCAATCGTTCGTTCACGCTGGCTTCCGATCGGCTGCGCGAGCTTGCTGCCTCGATCCATCCGAGCCGCGTCGCTACGCGCCTCGATCCCCTGCTGTCGCCTCCAACATTGCTGCGGCTGCAGCAGAGCTCCAGACTGCAGCCAAGACTGGCCGAGCTGCTGCTTGGCAACGACGTGGATGTGAGCGGAGCTGGCTGGAATGATGACCTTCTGCTCGGGCATGATCCGCGTCGGGCTGCCCTGCTCGCGGGCAGTATCTGGCATGCACGTTCGGTCCTGAAGCTGGTTTCAAAGCACGATCTATCGATCTTGGTCGAAATGATCGGTGCTGAAGCGCATGCTTTTGGGATCCGGCATTTATCCGGTGCGGTCGCGACGACGCCGATTGCCGATCCGGAGCAACTGTCGCGACAGATTGAGCACGATGGACATGGCTGTCTCGGCGCTTGGCTCGATGAGGCTCCAGCGCTTGAGCGTACCCGCGTGCTTCTACGCCTGCCCGTTGGGACCGCCGCAGACAATCCGGCGGTCGAATACCGTAGTGCCGCAGGTCCACTGCTTTCCTTGGTCATCGCCCATTTGGGGACGGAGGTTGCCAGGGGATGA
- a CDS encoding nodulation protein NolB, with product MMVGATPISPNSVDCLSNACSPAAPGEQAHFEQSLAQAASNQAAASSVAGGAVVVPPVLEVQRASALASPSGDRVLQTLSIVYRGHAGPPAVGSAPSASNGVQPGPAAQSLLQVDDVGAHAAVKPVGADFDSMMVNLRDVYRDVVQVSLVSKSTSAVGSSLNKLLSAG from the coding sequence ATGATGGTAGGCGCAACGCCGATCTCTCCGAATTCAGTCGACTGTCTTTCAAATGCCTGCTCGCCGGCAGCTCCTGGCGAGCAGGCGCACTTTGAGCAGTCCCTTGCGCAAGCGGCTTCCAATCAGGCCGCCGCCTCCTCAGTCGCAGGTGGAGCGGTAGTCGTTCCGCCGGTGCTGGAGGTTCAGCGCGCGAGCGCGCTGGCGAGTCCGTCGGGCGATCGCGTCCTTCAAACCCTTTCCATCGTGTACCGGGGCCATGCCGGTCCTCCGGCGGTCGGCAGCGCACCTTCTGCTTCGAATGGCGTGCAACCTGGACCGGCTGCGCAGTCGCTCCTGCAGGTGGACGACGTCGGCGCGCATGCGGCGGTTAAACCGGTGGGAGCGGATTTCGATTCGATGATGGTGAATCTACGGGATGTCTACAGAGACGTCGTTCAGGTTTCCCTCGTCTCCAAGAGCACCAGCGCCGTCGGCTCGTCGTTGAACAAGCTGCTGTCGGCGGGCTGA